The Hevea brasiliensis isolate MT/VB/25A 57/8 chromosome 1, ASM3005281v1, whole genome shotgun sequence DNA segment GAAATAGATTGGCCCAGGATAGTATTGACGATCTCCTGGCTCAAacgatgagcttgggtttggagaCCATTGCGAACCAACACGTAATCAGAGAAAAGGCCCATCTCTTGAGACAGGAGATTCTAAAGGTAATCCaggatgcagcttccactaaagcCCAACTCTCAACTACTCAGGACCACATCGTCAGGTAAAAGATCAGGCGAAGTCTTACGAGGAAAGGATAGCTGAACTAGAGCGAGAACTTGAAGACGCTCGGGCCTGCCAATTTGCCGATGTCACTTGACTTACTGAAGAgatcaaggcaaaagaagaagaggccttGGCAAGGGAggttggtgcttatgtgaatgctcatggcgatcttctggccgagctcgTGAAGCGCTATCctaaggaagacttctcctggatggaggaTCTCATCCCAAGAGCTGAAGAAGATAGCAAGGAGgggcctgagagagagagagggaatgaTGGAACTGAAAATGTACCTGaagagcaggttaggggagaccctcctgccgaatgacttgcatattttatattttaaaatgaatctaagtcttttcatgctcaattttcttgatgagaaaacacttcattaaagtcaatcccctccctctaagtaaagccttttgctaccaaccgtgccttatattgaggtgcttcaacccctggagtgccttcctttttcttgaacacccatttgcaacctaccactttttgtcccttaggcaatgttacaagctcccaagtctaattcttgtgaagagattcaatttcttcactcatagtaccgacccactgatctgcatctgaacaagtaatagcttctctataattattgggttcatgcacatcaactgtctcagcaactgacaaggcaaatgcaactagatctgcatatgcatatctctacaacggtctaatctgtcttctctctctaccagttgcaatgctatatggttcccgttgctgttgctcaggtgcatcctcttgttgatcaggatcttgcacttcatcctctgaatcactaaactgaactgctgaagtatcaatatcaagcCCCACTTGTTCTCTGACACCGTGATCCGATTCTGCTATTGACTTTTCCCTTtgactatccaatgaagcagactcattaaatgtcacatccaTGCTGATAATTAATCCTGGAGACTATGGATCATTGCAAcacaacctgtagcctttcactccaaatgcataccttagaaatatgcattttcttaccctcagctcaagcttaccatctcttACATGAGCATAAGCAAGGCAACCAAATACTCTCAGCTAAGAGTAATTAGCAGGTGAACCAGACCGGATCTTAGAAGGAGTTTTGCACTAAATAGCtatagatggagatctattaactaagaaacaggttgtattaattgcttcagcttagaaatcctttcccaatcctgaatgtgagagcatgcttcgtgCTTTGTCATAAACCATTCTGTTCATGCGTTCTGCAATACCATTCTgttgtggtgtccttgtacaagtgcgatgtctcactataccttcattgctgCAAAATACATTGAACTCACGATTGCAAAATTCTAATCCGTTATCAGTTCTAAGATGCTTGACCTTCTTTTATGTCTGCTTGTCAATCATCGacttccactttacaaaggttgaaactgcctcatcttttttttttttcagaaaatacacccacactatctaagagtaatcatcaatcaaagttatgaagtaccaagcaccgctcttggaagggattctgttaggaccccatagatctagcaccgctcttggaagggattctgttaggaccccatagatctgagtggatataatccaccgTTCCTCTGGTCTTGCACACTGCCcttttatcgaacttcaccttGGTCTGTTTGTCAAACAcacagtgttcacaaaagtccatagATTCTATTTTCTGCCCGTCCAATAAATCTTACTTGCTTAACacagataatcctctttcacttATATGACCAAGACCCatatgccacaattgagtctgattctgattattgcttCTGGATGCTACTGTAGCTTCTTCTGAAATCGTACTGCCCTAAAGAAAATATAATCCTGAAACCAAACTGCTCTTCATGGGTACCATAGAGCCCTTacacactttgagaactccattctctgcatggtatcagaatccatgagagtcaagtgtcccaagagaaatcaggttcctctttagttttggaacatgccaacactctatagttctaacaacgccatcaaacatcctcaatctgatgttaccaattccttcaaTTGATAATGCACGATCATTGTCCAGAAACACCTTGTcactcatctgtttgtaagtgacaaaccaTTTTCTGTGTAAACACATGTTATAAAtagcaccagtatcaagaatccaggaattttgtccatgatctgaactcaTGGATAAAATTTCTCTAGTATTGTCATCaccatcaaaatcaataaaactatcaaccacattcGCAAAACTTTCTTgttgctttccctttttatttttcaacttgggacagtCTCTCCTGTAGTGACCTTGCTCTCCGTACTCAAAACAGTTAGCCTTTTTCATTTttgacttagatctggccttagatttcttcctgctggaagaaccctcccttgaatgtgttcttcccttgctcaccaaaccttccccctcaaatctttctctattatttggaaatttctttttcaactccttcgattttagagaattactaacatcgtcTAGTGAAATACTATCTTTCCCATACAACAAAGTATCAATAAAAGTTTCATAGGAGGGTGGTAAAGAACATAAAACAATAAGGGCTTGATCCTCaatatcaatctcaatatcaatattcttcaaatccataatgattgaattgaattcatccaGATGTTCTTTAATGGGCGTACCTTTGCTCATTCTCAGATTGTAAAGTTTTTTCTTCAGATATAGGCGGTTAGTCAGTGATTTGACAGAGTATAACTCTTCTAATTTCTTCCATGCCACAGATGCTGAGCTTTCACTAGCAATCTCGCGTAGGACATTATCAATTACGCTCATGAAAATCacactcaaggctctctcctttAGATCAACCTTCTCTGCCTCTTTCATACCTTCTGGAAAGTTATCCTCgattgccttccatagaccttataggatcaaggaagatttaatttttatcttccacagactgaaactcgatccaccatcaaacttctccatctcatacttGGTTGAAGATGACGCCATTTGTAAGCCCTAGGTTTTGcgcacaaagctctgataccagtttgttataataagcacgcaaatctaaggcacacacataaattacacaatcacacagtattaaAAAGAGAAtaagaataacacaggatttaaaGTGGTTCAACCGTAAAGTCTACGTCcacgggcaagacaagagaaaaaggtTCCACTATGATAAAAAGaacaagatacaatcaatcagaactctcaaaccctaacccccagTGTGTTTCTCGAATATTTCATAACTCTGCCACAAAGggtaaaatattacaatatttatactggtccatcGGCCCGTGTCTTTCGCgaccaccacagatctcacttcTTATCCCAATCGAGTCCTAATGCGAAACTTTCGGATCGGGTCACAATTCGagttaatgaaaaaaaatatatctaaaaTTTAAGCCACAAAAATAACACTTTCAGCCAAGGATGGATCTTCTAAAGAACGATCAATCTGATCCAATTCACTCTCAAGTGACGCAATATATACCAGAGTCAAGAAAACTAAACTCTCACTGAATTATAGGATGTAATATTCTACTAATACATTGggaaaatattgataaaaattatcATACTATTTAAGCATTCTTGTGAAATTATACACTCCTTGATGATTTGTTTTCATTTGCATTTGCATATATATCAAGATATGTTCTTATTCACGAaagatattgatttttttttcttttaaaaattgttATATGATGCTAAAAAATTCAAGCACATGCAACCACTTGCTAGCGACAAATgataaagaaattttaaaaaatgtaaaaaaaaaaaaaaaaatcaacttctGTTAGTTTATATTTGTATACCTTATGAAACCAACAAGGAAGGAAGAAAGAGCCACACACTTGGTCAATATCAACtattagaaaatttttaaaatctagGATGGAGAATCACattattttattgaaataaatttggATCATATAATAAAGCAATGCTACGTAATTTGTCCTGATGCATGCGTTGTCATTTTTGCGTGGAAATTGAAttaatatatttctttatatttaaaGTTTAATTCACTAACCGTCAACTACTAGCCAGACTCTTCACACATGATGTCAATTAATGCATTTGAGCATTACTATGCATTTGCAAACTGCTTCTCAGATAAACCAGCAGCTATTTATTAACCAAGGCTTTCTTCAAATTTAGGCCTTCTTAAGCAATATTGGTGATTTTAATAATTGTTAATTACTATCAACTGTTTTAGTAATTTTTAACGATGATATTAAtagttaataattaattatttatataattattaaagtaaaaatattttataaaaataaatattaaattaattattaaatataaaaataatgatataaTTTTATTGGCTCTAAATAAAACACTCTTTCAATCTCTAAAAGTTAAGAGgaataatttttcataaattattttctcaatttctaaatactaatataaatattatgttatcgaaaagtataaataaaaaatataatgttTTAATCCTTATCAAAACTAAGGGCGGAGCTATAGTAAAGTTAATTGACCCCACTGAAACTCTTTTttaaaatattagcaatttacattaaaattcattatatatatataccccaCTTTTTTATTCAAtgcttttattgaaaattttcccCTTCATCTAAAGTTAATTATTACACATAGTTACTCAATTTTATGACtatttttataaaagttattaaactgtaatttcttttataaaagttattaaatttcaatttaattttataaaagtcaATATGAtcagaaattaaaaattttcatgttAACTTATTATTCTATCaagtattttacaaataaaattacctaACTAGTAGTTACTGGTGAAAAATAAATGGAGAAAGGAGAGGGTTTGACGGTGATGGGGGATAGCTAAATGAGTTTTATGCatcctattttctttttttaaaaaaaaactaataaaataaagtGATTTTATTTGTAAAGTAATTGACAGGTTAGTAGATCaacttaaaaacttttaatttttttattataatgatttttataaatcaaattaaaattcagtaagttttatgaaagaaattaaagtTAAGTGATTTTATAAAAACACTCATAAAATTTAGTGAATGCATATGATATTTACCCCTATTCTATATAAGATTTGATATATGAGAGTCAAAATTTGATTAGAATAGATTAAAGTTTAGTAGTTGTTTAGTTATTTAGTTAAGAAATAACTTGATAATCTTCAATGAAATTCTTACATTTAATAAGCATGAATTAaagtaaatatataataaataaattacttatatattttaattgattggtaattaattattaatatttgtatttttaattttttttatcacattcttaaccataaaaatagaaaaattaagcAATGAATCATTTTTTTAGTAGGAAAGATTTTCAGAATCACCACAAAAAAAACAGACCATCTGCGACGGAAAAATCCGTCGCAGATGGGCTAATTTTCGTCGCAAAAAATTTTAACGACTGATTTACGACAGATACGTTTTCGTCGCTAAAACACTCGTCAGAAAATTTTGCGACCAAAATTCTATCCGTCGCTAATATTTAGCGACGGAATTAGCGACGAAATATGTCGTCACTAATATAAATGAAACCGAATTGATTTTCAGTTACTTCAGAAAAATGTCGTCGCTAATCCGTCACAAATCTGTGTCTAATTTTATCACTAAATCCGTCGCTAAAGTTATATGGTCTGTCGATAatgcataaataatttttaaaattttaaaattccgtCGCTAATTTGTCGTAAATCTgtcaaaaaaataatattatttattattaaattcattattttttaattattttgttattcctatagaataaattaataaaaaaaatccataaatcaatacaatatattaattatgattttcctaattaacataattaaaatgtatatatttataaagttgtaaaataatccaTACAAAgtagttaaattaataaaatgtaagTTAAAATACAATCATATTCAGAAAAAATACTATTAATATTCCACACATAATAATATCTTTAAACAGAAACATAAATAGCATAATCAATTATCTAGATTATCCTATGGATTTGTAGAGTCTGAAGTGGTTGGATGTGAAGATGTTGCAAACTGAGTACCACCTGTGGTCTTTAACTCCTTTCGCACCTGATCAAGTATTTCAGCCATCATCTCTGCCCTCATTTGTGATGCTTTTTCATCTATAAGTTGTTGAATTTCCTCTTGTGTCATCGCAGGCTGAGAAGATGACCCAGGATAAGCAGATGTGCATGATTGAGAGGTAGATGATCCACTTGTTTGAGATTTTGCAGAAGACCCAAAACCATACACCCTTCCTTTATTAAACCCTCCAGATACTTCTATCCACTTATCCATATCAAATATTGGTGGGGATTCAGAATTAGAACCATATTTCTCCACAATTGCACTTGCATAATCttcctaaagaaatgaaatacagTAATATCTTATTAAATGAATAGCCAACACACATAACCTTACATTATAATCTAATACAACTTAATGacaatgaaattaaattagaaaaatattgtggtaaaattaatattttcaaagaaACTTACATCGACCCGTTGTGATTTGCCATCAATGAATACACCATCAGCACCCTTTTTGGTGTGAGTTGCTCGAAATACTTCAATCTTATTTGGTGGCCTACCTATCTTCTTTGtctacaaaataaaaattatcgtaTTGTGTAATCAACAAAATACACACTAAATAATTTTACAACCAACAAAAtgcataacaataaataaaaaataacttaaattaaaaaattataccaATCGATCCTCATGAATCTCAATTTTGATTGAACCACAAGCATGTTTTGTAATTGACCTATCTTTTACTGTCATTCTATTAATCTTAGCAGATTGTGACTTCTTTCGCCACTCTGGAGAACTCCAATAAGCAACAAGCTCATTCCACACCTCTGCTTTCATCCAGTTTGGTCCTAGATTGTGCAAATAAGCAATATCACTTTTCTTGTGCTTCACCAACATTTCATTCCTAGCTCTGTTAAGAATATCACGAAATCTATCCTTCCCAAGCTTATCCCAAGCAAGACGCACATTCTGCTCTTCAGTTTCATCCCACATGTAACGACCCTAAAAATTTCATAGTCAGATgttataaataaatatgacaATTTATATTTCAATCATCCAATAGATAAGTCATGTCAAACTAGATGAATACCCTAAAATAACAAGTATTATCCATTAAAATCCGACAGCATTTCAGCTGTTTTTCAAACATCTAACAACAAAAAGACACAACCTGTTGAAAAGCCACTTCTATAATAATCATCAACATCCATTAATTCACAACCTTCCCACCATATAAATTCAACatattcaattgaattaatttcaaTATAAATAGGTAATTTGTATCTCACTTAGCTCATCCTTCATCTTATTGTGTATTTCTGCCCAAGATAAGTCATGCCAAACTAAATGAATACCCTAAAATAATAAGTATTTTCCATTAAAATCCGGCAGCATTTCAGCTGTTTTTCAAACTTCTAAAAATAAAAAGGCACAACCTGTTGAAAAGCCACTTCTATAATAATCATCAACATCCATTAATTCACAACCTTCCCACCATATAAATTCAACATATTCAATTGAATTACTTTCAATATAAATAGGTAATTTGTATCTcacttgaaaatttgcaaataGCTCATCCTTCATCTTATTGGGTATTTCTACCCAAGATAAGTCATGCCAAACTAAATGAGTACACTAAAATTCCAAGTATTTTCCATTAAAATTCGGTAGTATTTCAGCTGTTTTTCAAACATCTAACAACAAAAAGACACAACCTGTTGAAAAGCCACTTCTATAATAATCATCCACAtccattaattcacaatcttcccACCATATAAATTCAACatattcaattgaattaatttcaaTATAAATAGGTAATTTGTATCTCACTTGAAATTTTCCAAATAGCTCATCCTTTATCTTGATGGGTATTTCTGCCCAAGTTTTCCATGGAGCTGTAAAGTGCATCTTAATGTCATTGGTTATTGAGCGAGAGACAGATATATCCAAGAAGCTGCACCATTAATAACATTTAAAGTAAAAAAACTTCacttaataagaaaattttttgTAGAAGTTTTGTTTAATTTATCTCAACCGTCTTAAATATTGTTACTTACACAAGGCCCCTTAATCTTATCATTTGTCGATTTGTTGGGTTTACTGGTGTTGGCTGCCCTAAATTCGGACCTCTAGTTCGAACTGATGATGATGACGATGCTGCTACTTGCCCCCCTAACTGTAGTGGAGTAGGTGAAACTTGAGTATCCACTGGCAACTGTAGTGGCTCATGTCCTAtgctttggtcttcattttgttcATCCCTCAAAGACTGCATGGGTTGAGACATTGTGTCCTGTCGACCCCGTCCTCTACCTCTAGATGATGATATTCTACGAGGCATCCTGTAAAGCACAATATCCATAAGTACCAAAgagcaaataaaaaataaatgagcAACAAAAAAATAGAGAGCTGATAATTAGCTTTAAATTTTGCCAACAAGATTGATATGAGTGATAAAAGACTATATATCTATTAAGTAAAGTCGAGTGTTTAATCCTTGTAAATGAAGAAAATTCCTACTGAAAGTGTTTATTCTCATAATGGGCCACCCCATCGCAAACAGAATTAGAAATAATCCAGTGACTTAAGAGATAATGCCTAATAAAAAagataattatttgaattttttcaataataaatttaattattttaaataaaacatagaAATCTATCCTACAAATAGGGGTGGTCAACGATTCAACTGGAACCATAAGATCATTCTCAATTTTgattttattgtttttaatttctttttattagaTATAAGgtaaaataatctattaaatatatatatatatatatatttttcactATAGTTGTTGGCTTATGGACAAATCACGATTTAACTTCCTTGGACTTTTGGGCCTATTTTTTCTCTCCAACTGACTTCAAATTTATCATGTTTTCATACACTGAATTATAACGTCTACTTTCAATAGATAAATTCTCAGACCCACCAAACTCCTGGGCAACACTTCGAATGTTCCCAACAGTCCGGCCGAAAGCAAATcctttaaacttttaaaaattaaaaagacaaattcttttttttttcatttttcagatCTCAATTTGACTCAATATTTTTCTTTACATTAAagccaaaataaaaaaaaatatatattatttatattagaattatttaaataCCCTTAAATCTCAAGAAAAGTTATTTTTAAGGGAGAAATTATGTTTCTTTCTATTCTAATAATCCAAAcacaaagaaaattaaatttcatttaattttatttaatttcacttCATTTCCATCCAAACAAAGGGTTTAAGAGCTGAGCATCAAAGTTCCACTTCCAACCACCCGGTACTTCTCAATTACCAGCAAAGCTCCACAAATATGTGTTTTATTGGTCAAACCTAAGTTTGCGTGGACAACCCCTTACTACAGCTTCTAAAAAGACACAGAGACCTTCACCACAGCCATGTCCTAATGATCTCTCACTAAAAACACCACATTCGCCAATAATTTCCCCTATTCAAGTTAACACCTGACAAAGTCGAACCATTTACTGACCAAGCCCTTGCTCAAATgaggaaattaaataaaatcgAACCACATTTATAATATACACTTGCAGACAAGAATATGCTTTGGAATCCAGTGAAAAAGGACCGGATACCTCCATGGCGTTCTACTTCTTTAGACATTAACTGCCCAACTCAAAGGATGCAGATAAGAGCTATTATCTAACCATATATCTATCCATCGTATGAAAGGGGCGATAAGCCAACAACTATAGTGAAAATACCAGAAACTATTCTCAAATAAAGCACCAATCATTTCAAATGCACCAAAAATGGATTACTATCCATATCCCAAAAATAAAACGTAAACAGAGACATTAAACAAATGCAAGAAAATTTTCGACTTCCTTTCCCATTTTTAATGATGCTATGTGTGCAAAAACCTTCAAACAAACAAGAAATTGAGAACGCAAGAAATTCGAATACAAATCTAAaactaaaatcaaataaaaaataaaaccaaattaCTTACCCGTTGAGCGCTGAAATCAGAAGCAGGAAATTGAGAACAAATTATTGTCAAAAGCGCTGAAACCAAATTACTGAGCAACTCCTCACTGTcgagaaagagagaaaagaggAAGAGCCGTTTTGAGAAAGAGAGGAGATAAAATGCGGCTGTCAACATTAGGGTTTTAAGTCTTATAATCTAAACTTTCTGACGGATTTCTGACGGAATTATTGTCCGTCACAAATTTTGTTAATAACCCGTCGCTAATTAGTTTAATATTCGTCACTATTAGCTTAAATTGATACCCGTCATTAATCCGTTGAAAGTCTGTCGCTAAACGAAATTTTTTCTGACGGATTTATTTCCGTTGCAAATTCCGTCTCTGAAACAACTGTTTTTTTGTGGTGGCATTTCAAACATAGAAGATATATACtagatatataatattataataacctccctcaattttaataatttttttttgtttcgattttaatttattaaaataatattattcaaCTTTCTATTgtaaatatgaaattaaaatttttttttttcttttcctccatctcttcttttctttccaaTTACCTATCTTTTCTGTCTCTCGTCTTGGATTCTCCACCCATGTTCTCTCATCTCTCTGTAAATATCTCCTTCTCGCAATCCTTCTCCCTCTTATTCTGTGTCTCCTTCTACATAtggtaaaattttcagatttttaaactcaaatttcagaaaaaaaaaaagaagaaatgaaTGATATAATGGAGAAATTATTAAAGTTTAACAATTATATATAACTGATAGTTGATTATAACTAATATATCATAAGTGTTTGATAAATTTATGTCTAATTATTATTGTTGAAATataaaatgaatatatatatcatattatttattttattattaatatatatatatagtataactattttaattattgtttataatattatttatatttatcataattttaaataatttattgatattaaaaattaatttaactacacaaaatttttgtaattaataaattttaaaaaaaataatatagtctaaataaaaaaaataaaaccaaacAAATTATTAACTTAtaaaaaacaattttaaaaatgaagTTAATATAAATTCCAACTGACATTTTGAGAGATTTACTAAATAGATTAATTCACTTATTTATGTGTCTGTGAATTATGAGTTGCAGCCTAAAGTTAAACCAAACTATAGGCAGAGGCAAAGTGGGATTCTCTGCAGTCTTTATTAAAACCAAAGATTTTTAAGGATTTCCAGGGTCTTTGGATTCAGCTGGTTgagttttgagagagagagagagagagttgatGTCTAGAGAGAGAAAGTGAGGCAATGTAGAGATTAAGAGAAAGCTATCTTCAGTTACTTATGCCCtttattttgataattaaaaaacATGTTATGACAAGTAAGTGtgactttttaaattttaaattaaagaataatattattttaataaattaaaattaaataattaaaataaaataactccaataaaatttatttattatagttgtGATCATTTAATTCAATAGAAGGTGGATCCATGGATCTCCCTCCACCATTAATGAATATGTCATACAGGTACAAACACTAAAATCATAGTAAATGTAAATAAAGTTCAAGTTCACAATAtaaatttttccttttaaaaaatcttaaaattttgacaattattcttatata contains these protein-coding regions:
- the LOC131183247 gene encoding uncharacterized protein LOC131183247, whose amino-acid sequence is MDIVLYRMPRRISSSRGRGRGRQDTMSQPMQSLRDEQNEDQSIGHEPLQLPVDTQVSPTPLQLGGQVAASSSSSVRTRGPNLGQPTPVNPTNRQMIRLRGLVFLDISVSRSITNDIKMHFTAPWKTWAEIPIKIKDELFGKFQVRYKLPIYIEINSIEYVEFIWWEDCELMDVDDYYRSGFSTGCVFLLLDGRYMWDETEEQNVRLAWDKLGKDRFRDILNRARNEMLVKHKKSDIAYLHNLGPNWMKAEVWNELVAYWSSPEWRKKSQSAKINRMTVKDRSITKHACGSIKIEIHEDRLTKKIGRPPNKIEVFRATHTKKGADGVFIDGKSQRVDEDYASAIVEKYGSNSESPPIFDMDKWIEVSGGFNKGRVYGFGSSAKSQTSGSSTSQSCTSAYPGSSSQPAMTQEEIQQLIDEKASQMRAEMMAEILDQVRKELKTTGGTQFATSSHPTTSDSTNP